The proteins below are encoded in one region of Lepisosteus oculatus isolate fLepOcu1 chromosome 10, fLepOcu1.hap2, whole genome shotgun sequence:
- the aldh5a1 gene encoding succinate-semialdehyde dehydrogenase, mitochondrial isoform X2 — translation MEEKISKIVNFLTSGEYPQGFSRSQKQNLRRLSEKFSVQDGKLFHISNGRERKVLTTVLETQDIFKECHVSAAGGHNGIVRTREAISARFYWPGMSKDIEKMVEQLEKFQEDRNFLQTGTDMQSAEQPVHFMNPGPHLPITLHRSILRMGEEPAISRCTTCCKLFHCPFCNMNKFKPTTEKHVKKHIDIHFKKALCFEDFVIFTCRLGCRDAGHFHCIFCAKTTLRKKTALIHLSICKKRLVQTLAKSADCIPKVSPLESMKIESPEDLSLPPIPETDYPVHMVEADWSDCRTEKEPSPQFQIMLVPGLSALLHRQYSLSISSDLFRTQCFIGGRWVSAPSSFTVLDPATGTEIAHVSDCGPGEAEEAIGAAHTAFQSWKQHSAKERSVLLRNWYDLLIQNKEDLAKLITAECGKPMKEALGEVVYSASFLEWFSEEARRVYGDIVPSSAKNRKILVLKQPVGVCSIITPWNFPSAMITRKVGAALAAGCTVVVKPAEDTPLSALALAELAARAGIPAGVFNVVPCSREKTPTVGEVLCTDPRVGKISFTGSTATGKILLRHAAGTVKRVSMELGGLAPFIVFDSADVDQAVAGAMVSKFRNSGQTCVCSNQFLVQSKIHDEFLEKLGRAMDRELRLGHGFEEQTTQGPLINVRAAEKVEKQIEDAVTHGARVLRGGKRLEGSFMEPTLLSSVTTDMLCVKEETFGPLVPVIKFNTEEEAITIANSASVGLAGYFYSRDISQIWRVAEHLEVGMVGVNEGLLSAPEAPFGGVKQSGLGREGSKYGIDEYMDVKYMCFGGLSA, via the exons atggaagaaaaaatatcaaaaattGTAAACTTCCTTACAAGCGGGGAATATCCACAAGGCTTTTCCAGATCACAGAAACAAAACCTTAGAAGGCTGAGTGAAAAATTCTCTGTGCAAG ATGGAAAGCTATTTCATATTTCCAATGGTAGAGAGCGCAAGGTGCTAACAACAGTACTGGAAACGCAAGACATTTTCAAAGAGTGccatgtgtctgcagcaggtGGCCACAACGGCATTGTCAGAACCAGAGAAGCAATATCTGCACGATTTTATTGGCCAGGAATGTCGAAAGACATTGAGAAAATGGTAG AACAATTAGAAAAATTCCAAGAAGACAGAAATTTTCTTCAAACTGGCACAGATATGCAGAGTGCTGAG caACCTGTTCACTTCATGAATCCAGGACCACATCTTCCCATAACA TTACATAGGAGCATTCTGAGGATGGGAGAGGAACCTGCAATTAGTCGCTGTACGACTTGCTGTAAACTGTTTCATTGCCCTTTCTGCAACATGAATAAGTTTAAACCAACTACAGAAAAGCATGTGAAGAAGCACATagacatacattttaaaaaggcattATGCTTTGAGG actttgttatttttacatgcCGCTTGGGTTGTCGAGATGCTGGTCACTTCCACTGTATTTTTTGTGCAAAGACAACTTTGAGGAAAAAGACTGCTTTGATCCATCTTTCTATTTGCAAAAAGCGCCTGGTACAAACCTTGGCCAAGTCTGCTGACTGTATTCCAAAAGTTTCACCTTTGGAGAGCATGAAGATAGAATCTCCAGAGGACCTCTCACTGCCGCCCATACCAGAGACAGACTACCCTGTTCACATGGTGGAGGCAGACTGGTCTGACTGCAGAACAGAAAAAGAACCTTCTCCCCAATTCCAGATCATG CTTGTTCCTGGCTTGTCGGCTTTATTGCACAGGCAATACAGCCTTTCCATTTCCTCGGATTTGTTCCGCACTCAGTGCTTCATCGGGGGACGCTGGGTGTCCGCTCCTTCTTCCTTCACTGTTCTGGACCCGGCAACCGGCACTGAGATAGCTCATGTCTCGGACTGCGGTCCTGGCGAAGCCGAAGAAGCCATCGGTGCTGCTCACACGGCCTTTCAGTCATGGAAACAGCACTCGGCGAAG GAAAGAAGCGTTCTGCTAAGAAATTGGTATGACTtgttaatacaaaataaagaggATCTTGCCAAGCTCATAACTGCGGAGTGT GGAAAGCCAATGAAGGAGGCCTTAGGTGAAGTGGTGTACTCTGCCTCTTTTCTGGAGTGGTTTTCTGAAGAAGCCCGGCGTGTCTATGGAGACATCGTCCCCTCTTCAGCAAAGAACCGCAAAATTCTCGTGCTCAAACAGCCGGTGGGAGTATGTTCAATCATAACTCCG TGGAATTTCCCCAGTGCCATGATCACGCGGAAGGTGGGCGCAGCGCTGGCGGcaggctgcacagtggtggtgaAGCCAGCCGAGGACACCCCACTTTCTGCCCTCGCCCTGGCTGAG CTGGCTGCGAGGGCAGGGATACCTGCAGGAGTGTTCAATGTGGTCCCCTGCTCCAGAGAGAAGACCCCCACAGTGGGGGAGGTCCTGTGCACTGATCCTCGGGTGGGAAAGATCTCTTTCACTGGCTCCACGGCCACTGGAAAG ATCCTTCTGAGGCATGCAGCTGGAACAGTGAAGAGAGTATCTATGGAACTGGGTGGCCTTGCCCCCTTCATCGTGTTTGATAGTGCAGATGTAGACCAGGCTGTGGCTGGAGCGATGGTCTCAAAGTTCAGAAATTCCGGGCAG ACCTGTGTGTGCTCCAACCAATTCCTGGTGCAGAGTAAGATCCATGATGAGTTTTTGGAAAAGCTGGGGAGGGCCATGGACAGAGAGCTCCGACTGGGACATGGATTTGAGGAGCAGACCACACAGGGACCACTCATCAATGTCCGGGCAGCTGAGAAG GTGGAGAAACAGATTGAGGATGCTGTGACTCATGGGGCACGTGTGCTGAGAGGAGGGAAGCGTTTGGAAGGCTCCTTCATGGAGCCCACTCTGCTGTCCAGCGTCACCACGGACATGCTGTGTGTCAAAGAGGAGACGTTTGGGCCCCTTGTTCCTGTCATCAA GTTTAACACTGAAGAAGAAGCAATCACAATCGCTAATTCCGCCTCTGTAGGTTTAGCAG GTTACTTCTACTCCAGAGACATCAGTCAGATCTGGCGGGTGGCGGAGCACTTGGAAGTGGGTATGGTGGGGGTGAACGAGGGCCTGTTATCAGCCCCAGAAGCCCCATTCGGTGGAGTCAAACAGTCTGGCCTGGGGAGAGAAGGATCCAAGTATGGAATTGACGAGTATATGGATGTTAAGTACATGTGCTTCGGTGGGCTGTCTGCTTAA
- the aldh5a1 gene encoding succinate-semialdehyde dehydrogenase, mitochondrial isoform X1 yields MEEKISKIVNFLTSGEYPQGFSRSQKQNLRRLSEKFSVQDGKLFHISNGRERKVLTTVLETQDIFKECHVSAAGGHNGIVRTREAISARFYWPGMSKDIEKMVEQCETCQEGGKSIRNNPELVKVEQLEKFQEDRNFLQTGTDMQSAEQPVHFMNPGPHLPITLHRSILRMGEEPAISRCTTCCKLFHCPFCNMNKFKPTTEKHVKKHIDIHFKKALCFEDFVIFTCRLGCRDAGHFHCIFCAKTTLRKKTALIHLSICKKRLVQTLAKSADCIPKVSPLESMKIESPEDLSLPPIPETDYPVHMVEADWSDCRTEKEPSPQFQIMLVPGLSALLHRQYSLSISSDLFRTQCFIGGRWVSAPSSFTVLDPATGTEIAHVSDCGPGEAEEAIGAAHTAFQSWKQHSAKERSVLLRNWYDLLIQNKEDLAKLITAECGKPMKEALGEVVYSASFLEWFSEEARRVYGDIVPSSAKNRKILVLKQPVGVCSIITPWNFPSAMITRKVGAALAAGCTVVVKPAEDTPLSALALAELAARAGIPAGVFNVVPCSREKTPTVGEVLCTDPRVGKISFTGSTATGKILLRHAAGTVKRVSMELGGLAPFIVFDSADVDQAVAGAMVSKFRNSGQTCVCSNQFLVQSKIHDEFLEKLGRAMDRELRLGHGFEEQTTQGPLINVRAAEKVEKQIEDAVTHGARVLRGGKRLEGSFMEPTLLSSVTTDMLCVKEETFGPLVPVIKFNTEEEAITIANSASVGLAGYFYSRDISQIWRVAEHLEVGMVGVNEGLLSAPEAPFGGVKQSGLGREGSKYGIDEYMDVKYMCFGGLSA; encoded by the exons atggaagaaaaaatatcaaaaattGTAAACTTCCTTACAAGCGGGGAATATCCACAAGGCTTTTCCAGATCACAGAAACAAAACCTTAGAAGGCTGAGTGAAAAATTCTCTGTGCAAG ATGGAAAGCTATTTCATATTTCCAATGGTAGAGAGCGCAAGGTGCTAACAACAGTACTGGAAACGCAAGACATTTTCAAAGAGTGccatgtgtctgcagcaggtGGCCACAACGGCATTGTCAGAACCAGAGAAGCAATATCTGCACGATTTTATTGGCCAGGAATGTCGAAAGACATTGAGAAAATGGTAG AACAATGTGAAACATGTCAGGAAGGTGGAAAATCCATTCGAAATAATCCAGAACTTGTCAAG GTAGAACAATTAGAAAAATTCCAAGAAGACAGAAATTTTCTTCAAACTGGCACAGATATGCAGAGTGCTGAG caACCTGTTCACTTCATGAATCCAGGACCACATCTTCCCATAACA TTACATAGGAGCATTCTGAGGATGGGAGAGGAACCTGCAATTAGTCGCTGTACGACTTGCTGTAAACTGTTTCATTGCCCTTTCTGCAACATGAATAAGTTTAAACCAACTACAGAAAAGCATGTGAAGAAGCACATagacatacattttaaaaaggcattATGCTTTGAGG actttgttatttttacatgcCGCTTGGGTTGTCGAGATGCTGGTCACTTCCACTGTATTTTTTGTGCAAAGACAACTTTGAGGAAAAAGACTGCTTTGATCCATCTTTCTATTTGCAAAAAGCGCCTGGTACAAACCTTGGCCAAGTCTGCTGACTGTATTCCAAAAGTTTCACCTTTGGAGAGCATGAAGATAGAATCTCCAGAGGACCTCTCACTGCCGCCCATACCAGAGACAGACTACCCTGTTCACATGGTGGAGGCAGACTGGTCTGACTGCAGAACAGAAAAAGAACCTTCTCCCCAATTCCAGATCATG CTTGTTCCTGGCTTGTCGGCTTTATTGCACAGGCAATACAGCCTTTCCATTTCCTCGGATTTGTTCCGCACTCAGTGCTTCATCGGGGGACGCTGGGTGTCCGCTCCTTCTTCCTTCACTGTTCTGGACCCGGCAACCGGCACTGAGATAGCTCATGTCTCGGACTGCGGTCCTGGCGAAGCCGAAGAAGCCATCGGTGCTGCTCACACGGCCTTTCAGTCATGGAAACAGCACTCGGCGAAG GAAAGAAGCGTTCTGCTAAGAAATTGGTATGACTtgttaatacaaaataaagaggATCTTGCCAAGCTCATAACTGCGGAGTGT GGAAAGCCAATGAAGGAGGCCTTAGGTGAAGTGGTGTACTCTGCCTCTTTTCTGGAGTGGTTTTCTGAAGAAGCCCGGCGTGTCTATGGAGACATCGTCCCCTCTTCAGCAAAGAACCGCAAAATTCTCGTGCTCAAACAGCCGGTGGGAGTATGTTCAATCATAACTCCG TGGAATTTCCCCAGTGCCATGATCACGCGGAAGGTGGGCGCAGCGCTGGCGGcaggctgcacagtggtggtgaAGCCAGCCGAGGACACCCCACTTTCTGCCCTCGCCCTGGCTGAG CTGGCTGCGAGGGCAGGGATACCTGCAGGAGTGTTCAATGTGGTCCCCTGCTCCAGAGAGAAGACCCCCACAGTGGGGGAGGTCCTGTGCACTGATCCTCGGGTGGGAAAGATCTCTTTCACTGGCTCCACGGCCACTGGAAAG ATCCTTCTGAGGCATGCAGCTGGAACAGTGAAGAGAGTATCTATGGAACTGGGTGGCCTTGCCCCCTTCATCGTGTTTGATAGTGCAGATGTAGACCAGGCTGTGGCTGGAGCGATGGTCTCAAAGTTCAGAAATTCCGGGCAG ACCTGTGTGTGCTCCAACCAATTCCTGGTGCAGAGTAAGATCCATGATGAGTTTTTGGAAAAGCTGGGGAGGGCCATGGACAGAGAGCTCCGACTGGGACATGGATTTGAGGAGCAGACCACACAGGGACCACTCATCAATGTCCGGGCAGCTGAGAAG GTGGAGAAACAGATTGAGGATGCTGTGACTCATGGGGCACGTGTGCTGAGAGGAGGGAAGCGTTTGGAAGGCTCCTTCATGGAGCCCACTCTGCTGTCCAGCGTCACCACGGACATGCTGTGTGTCAAAGAGGAGACGTTTGGGCCCCTTGTTCCTGTCATCAA GTTTAACACTGAAGAAGAAGCAATCACAATCGCTAATTCCGCCTCTGTAGGTTTAGCAG GTTACTTCTACTCCAGAGACATCAGTCAGATCTGGCGGGTGGCGGAGCACTTGGAAGTGGGTATGGTGGGGGTGAACGAGGGCCTGTTATCAGCCCCAGAAGCCCCATTCGGTGGAGTCAAACAGTCTGGCCTGGGGAGAGAAGGATCCAAGTATGGAATTGACGAGTATATGGATGTTAAGTACATGTGCTTCGGTGGGCTGTCTGCTTAA